One stretch of Litoribrevibacter albus DNA includes these proteins:
- a CDS encoding TrkH family potassium uptake protein, with translation MHLVLTSRILGILLMIFSLAMLPPILVALIYGDGGVKSFGIAFGINVIAGFMLWYPARRHRKELSVRDGFMVTLMFWLVLALFGAFPLMLSDHPGLSFTDAFFESLSGLTTTGATVIVGLDDLPHSILFYRQQLQWLGGMGIIVLAVAILPMLGIGGMQLYRAETPGPMKDSKLTPRITETAKALWYIYLSLTISCAVGYWLAGMSAFDAICHSFATVAIGGFSTHDASIGYFDSQAIELICVFFMIVSAINFSLHFLSWRRNTLIYYWKDPETRFFLAILFGAVLVTGLTLAATRAYPESVAWSRALFEVVSVATTTGFGIDDFSNWPSYLPFLLFSMAFMGGCAGSTGGGMKVIRILLVIKQGLREIRRLLHPSAVIPIKIGRKPVPDRVIEAVWGFFSVYIITFIGLQIMLLMTGLDMVTAWSAVGACINNLGPGLGEVAANYGEINDAAKWILSAAMLLGRLEIFTVLVLFIPDFWER, from the coding sequence ATGCATTTAGTGCTGACTTCGCGAATCTTAGGCATCTTGTTGATGATCTTCAGCTTAGCGATGCTGCCCCCCATTTTAGTAGCTTTGATCTATGGCGACGGTGGAGTGAAATCCTTCGGAATCGCCTTTGGCATTAACGTCATTGCCGGATTTATGCTCTGGTATCCTGCGCGTCGTCATCGCAAAGAACTGTCCGTGCGCGACGGATTCATGGTGACCCTGATGTTCTGGTTGGTACTGGCGCTGTTCGGGGCCTTCCCACTGATGCTGTCTGACCACCCCGGTCTTTCATTTACCGATGCCTTTTTCGAATCCCTGTCAGGTCTAACCACAACAGGGGCCACAGTGATTGTTGGCCTTGATGACCTTCCTCATTCCATCTTATTTTATCGCCAACAACTGCAATGGCTGGGCGGTATGGGTATCATTGTATTGGCCGTTGCTATCCTGCCTATGCTGGGCATCGGGGGAATGCAGTTATACCGAGCAGAAACGCCGGGACCAATGAAGGATTCCAAGCTAACTCCTCGCATTACCGAAACCGCAAAGGCGTTATGGTATATCTACCTGTCACTGACAATCAGTTGTGCTGTGGGCTATTGGCTGGCAGGAATGAGCGCGTTTGACGCGATCTGTCACAGCTTTGCTACTGTCGCGATTGGCGGCTTCTCAACCCATGATGCGAGTATCGGGTATTTTGACAGTCAGGCCATCGAGCTAATCTGCGTCTTCTTCATGATCGTATCCGCTATTAACTTTAGTTTGCACTTCCTCTCCTGGCGCAGAAATACCCTTATTTATTACTGGAAAGACCCTGAAACCCGTTTCTTTTTAGCCATTCTATTTGGCGCTGTCTTGGTCACCGGCTTAACACTGGCAGCCACCAGAGCCTATCCTGAAAGTGTTGCCTGGAGCAGAGCTTTGTTTGAAGTGGTTTCTGTCGCAACGACCACTGGATTTGGTATTGATGATTTTTCCAACTGGCCGAGTTACCTTCCTTTCCTTCTATTTTCCATGGCATTCATGGGTGGCTGCGCCGGATCAACCGGCGGCGGGATGAAAGTAATTCGTATCCTACTGGTCATTAAACAAGGTTTACGAGAAATTCGTCGTCTACTGCACCCAAGTGCCGTTATCCCGATTAAAATTGGTCGCAAACCGGTTCCTGATCGCGTGATTGAAGCTGTTTGGGGTTTCTTCTCTGTGTACATCATTACCTTCATTGGCTTGCAAATCATGCTATTGATGACAGGTTTAGACATGGTGACCGCCTGGTCAGCCGTTGGCGCCTGTATCAACAACCTCGGTCCTGGCCTAGGCGAAGTGGCAGCCAATTACGGAGAAATTAACGATGCCGCCAAGTGGATTTTAAGCGCCGCCATGCTACTGGGTCGTTTGGAAATCTTTACCGTACTGGTGTTATTTATTCCTGACTTTTGGGAAAGATAG
- the trkA gene encoding Trk system potassium transporter TrkA — MKIIILGAGQVGGTLAATLASEDKDITVVDLDAGRLKDLQSKLDISTTQGMGCHPNVLKQAGAEDADMLIAVTNSDEINMVACQVAYSLFRTPNKIARVRSSNYTNLKEALFKKEAFPVDHMISPEKAVTNHVKRLLQYPDALQVLDFADKKVQLVAVKTRKGGPLVGHELKDIREHMPNIDTRVAAIFRKDSPIIPHGDTIIQEDDEIFFIAARSHIRDVMSEMRELEGSYKRITIAGGGNIGERLAKDIENMYRVRLIERNYDRCEYLSNTLHKTIVLHGDASNQELLLEENIEETDVFCALTNEDEANIMSCLLAKRLGARKVMALINNPAYVDLVQGGAIDVAISPQNSTIGSVLSKIRRGDVVSAHSLRRGAAEAIEAIAHGDKRSSRVVGRAIEDIKLPEGTTIGAIVRDEEVIIAHHDTVIEQNDHVILFLVDKRKVPEVERLFQPSFMFF, encoded by the coding sequence ATGAAAATCATCATTTTGGGAGCCGGTCAGGTTGGTGGCACACTTGCAGCCACCTTGGCCAGTGAAGATAAGGATATTACCGTTGTCGATCTCGACGCGGGTCGGTTAAAAGATCTTCAATCCAAGCTGGATATCAGCACCACTCAGGGTATGGGGTGTCACCCCAATGTATTAAAACAAGCCGGTGCCGAAGATGCGGATATGCTGATTGCCGTCACCAACTCTGATGAGATCAATATGGTGGCCTGTCAGGTAGCCTACTCCTTATTCAGAACCCCCAACAAAATTGCCCGCGTACGATCCTCCAACTACACCAACCTCAAGGAAGCGCTGTTTAAGAAAGAAGCCTTCCCTGTGGATCACATGATCAGTCCTGAAAAAGCGGTGACCAACCACGTCAAGCGACTACTGCAATACCCGGACGCACTTCAGGTGCTTGATTTTGCGGATAAGAAAGTTCAGCTCGTGGCCGTCAAAACCCGTAAGGGTGGCCCATTGGTAGGGCATGAATTGAAAGACATTCGTGAGCACATGCCCAACATCGACACCCGAGTGGCCGCGATTTTCCGAAAAGACAGTCCGATCATTCCGCATGGCGACACCATCATCCAGGAAGACGATGAAATCTTCTTTATTGCAGCCCGTTCACACATTCGGGATGTGATGAGTGAAATGCGGGAACTGGAAGGTTCCTACAAGCGCATTACCATCGCCGGAGGTGGTAACATCGGAGAACGACTCGCGAAAGACATCGAGAACATGTATCGGGTCCGATTAATCGAACGTAATTACGATCGTTGTGAATACCTCTCCAACACGCTGCACAAAACCATTGTTTTACACGGCGATGCCTCCAACCAAGAACTCCTTCTTGAAGAGAATATCGAAGAAACGGATGTGTTCTGTGCTCTGACCAATGAAGACGAAGCCAACATCATGTCATGCTTATTAGCCAAACGTCTTGGCGCCCGAAAAGTCATGGCCTTGATCAACAATCCGGCTTATGTTGATCTGGTACAAGGCGGTGCCATTGATGTAGCGATATCGCCTCAGAACAGCACCATCGGCAGTGTTCTCAGTAAAATCCGACGAGGTGACGTAGTAAGTGCTCACTCACTACGAAGAGGTGCAGCAGAGGCGATTGAAGCGATCGCACATGGCGATAAACGCTCTTCCAGAGTAGTCGGCCGCGCCATCGAAGACATCAAACTGCCCGAAGGGACAACCATCGGCGCCATCGTTCGGGATGAAGAAGTGATCATCGCCCACCACGATACCGTCATCGAACAAAACGATCACGTAATCTTGTTCCTGGTGGATAAACGAAAAGTGCCGGAAGTCGAGCGCTTATTCCAACCTTCGTTCATGTTCTTCTAA
- the rsmB gene encoding 16S rRNA (cytosine(967)-C(5))-methyltransferase RsmB, which yields MKHALLAKCALLIAPILKGQGSLSQTLEPMLSNLDPSERGLAHQLILGTFRQGPRLERIAQQLLDKPLKEKDKDVYALILLGLYQLDFMRTADHAAINNTVDATLSLKKSWAKALVNGVLRNYQRDQAKIFETLDNDICFHSAFPGWLAKRVKKFWPEQKEAVYQASNSQPAVTLRVNPLKSSIEEYADQLTQTGIEFQRSDQTGFITLNQAVDITQLPGFDDGTFSVQDSAAQFASQLIELESNQRVLDACCAPGGKTCAMLEAEPELASMVAIDLEADRLKRVEQNLSRLNLSAELIAGDVSQTESWWDGQPFDRILLDAPCSATGVVRRHPDIKYLRRPEDINALADTQLQLLLALWPLLKKGGTLLYATCSILPTENEQVIDRFLKQSNDATSVPLQLPIGFAQEHGWQFLPEQHSETTAGHDGFYYAKLVKD from the coding sequence ATGAAACACGCTTTACTCGCGAAATGTGCTCTACTGATTGCTCCGATCCTGAAAGGGCAGGGCAGCCTCTCCCAGACGCTGGAACCTATGTTATCCAATCTGGATCCATCGGAACGAGGTTTAGCGCATCAACTGATCTTGGGTACCTTCCGCCAAGGACCCCGCTTAGAAAGAATTGCACAACAGCTGTTAGATAAGCCGCTGAAAGAAAAAGATAAAGACGTCTATGCGTTGATTCTGTTGGGGCTCTATCAACTGGATTTCATGCGTACGGCAGATCATGCCGCCATTAACAACACGGTAGACGCAACGTTAAGCCTCAAAAAATCCTGGGCGAAAGCACTGGTTAACGGTGTCCTACGCAACTATCAACGGGATCAGGCAAAGATCTTTGAAACGCTGGATAACGACATTTGTTTCCACAGTGCGTTTCCTGGCTGGTTGGCAAAGCGGGTAAAAAAATTCTGGCCGGAACAAAAAGAGGCCGTTTACCAAGCCAGTAACAGTCAGCCTGCAGTGACCCTACGAGTGAATCCCCTGAAATCGTCTATCGAAGAGTACGCGGATCAACTCACTCAAACCGGCATTGAATTTCAACGATCTGACCAGACCGGCTTCATTACCCTTAATCAGGCGGTGGATATCACGCAATTGCCCGGATTTGACGACGGTACCTTCTCAGTTCAAGACAGCGCAGCCCAATTTGCCAGCCAATTGATCGAGCTTGAATCAAACCAGCGAGTACTTGATGCCTGTTGTGCTCCAGGCGGGAAAACCTGTGCAATGTTGGAAGCCGAACCCGAACTTGCTTCTATGGTGGCCATTGATTTGGAAGCAGACCGTCTCAAGCGAGTCGAACAGAACTTAAGCCGATTGAACCTTTCCGCCGAATTGATTGCAGGGGACGTCAGTCAAACCGAATCCTGGTGGGATGGTCAACCGTTTGATCGTATCCTGCTGGACGCTCCTTGTTCGGCGACCGGGGTGGTTCGACGTCACCCGGACATCAAATACCTTCGCCGACCGGAAGACATCAACGCACTGGCGGATACCCAACTGCAGTTATTGCTTGCCTTGTGGCCGTTACTCAAAAAAGGCGGTACCTTGCTGTACGCCACCTGCTCGATTCTACCGACGGAGAATGAACAGGTCATTGATCGCTTTCTGAAACAATCTAACGATGCCACATCCGTTCCATTACAGCTTCCTATCGGCTTTGCTCAAGAACACGGTTGGCAGTTTCTACCGGAACAACACTCCGAAACAACCGCCGGCCACGATGGCTTCTATTACGCAAAACTGGTCAAAGACTAA
- the fmt gene encoding methionyl-tRNA formyltransferase, translating to MSAQPLKIIFAGTPEFAAESLKALLEGPDEVIAVYTQPDRPAGRGHKLKPSPVKEVALEADIPVYQPLNFKDEADRAELAALDADLMVVAAYGLILPKAVLDTPRLGCINVHASILPRWRGAAPIHRALLAGDQQTGITIMQMDVGLDTGDMLAKAYTDILDTDTSASLHDKLAQQGGSLLVDAVAQLKEGALTAEPQEDAQANYAHKLTKEEGKIDWSDTAENIARKVRGLFPWPSAYTFMDEQNIRIHQASVSDQTTSAEAGTVIGSDKQGIYVATGDGVVCLEKLQLPGKKAMTAEQILNGNKDLFAQKNTFA from the coding sequence ATGTCTGCTCAGCCATTAAAAATCATTTTTGCCGGCACACCAGAATTTGCGGCTGAATCATTAAAAGCCTTATTGGAAGGCCCGGATGAGGTCATTGCGGTTTATACTCAGCCCGATCGTCCCGCAGGACGAGGTCATAAGTTAAAACCAAGCCCGGTTAAAGAAGTGGCATTGGAAGCAGACATTCCGGTATACCAGCCATTGAACTTCAAAGACGAAGCAGATCGAGCCGAGTTAGCTGCGTTAGACGCAGATCTAATGGTGGTTGCCGCCTATGGTTTGATTCTTCCGAAAGCGGTATTGGACACTCCAAGGCTGGGTTGCATTAATGTTCACGCATCCATTCTTCCTCGTTGGCGTGGTGCTGCACCGATTCATCGGGCTCTTTTGGCGGGTGATCAGCAAACCGGCATTACCATTATGCAAATGGACGTAGGCTTGGACACAGGCGACATGTTGGCCAAAGCCTACACGGACATTCTCGACACCGACACCAGCGCCAGCCTGCATGACAAGCTCGCACAACAAGGTGGAAGTTTACTTGTGGACGCTGTAGCGCAGCTAAAGGAAGGGGCTTTGACAGCTGAGCCTCAAGAGGACGCTCAAGCGAATTACGCACACAAGCTCACCAAAGAAGAAGGTAAGATCGATTGGAGCGACACTGCCGAGAACATCGCTCGTAAAGTCCGGGGGCTGTTTCCTTGGCCTTCCGCTTATACCTTTATGGACGAGCAGAACATTCGCATTCATCAAGCCTCTGTCTCGGATCAAACCACTTCAGCTGAGGCGGGCACAGTAATCGGAAGTGATAAGCAAGGCATATATGTGGCGACCGGAGACGGCGTTGTATGTCTTGAGAAATTGCAGTTGCCAGGTAAGAAAGCCATGACGGCAGAACAAATCCTGAATGGCAATAAAGACTTATTCGCCCAGAAAAACACGTTTGCTTAA
- the def gene encoding peptide deformylase — protein sequence MSKLTILEFPDKRLRTIATPVDDVNDEIRQIIDDMFETMYDAPGIGLAATQVDVHKQIVVIDVSEEKNEPLVFINPSVEVLNGDPETMQEGCLSVPGFYEEVTRTAHVRVNAIGRDGEPFEMEATGLLAVCIQHEMDHLNGKLFVDYLSPLKRNRIKSKLEKEHKRQAKKA from the coding sequence ATGTCAAAGCTCACAATTTTAGAATTCCCAGATAAAAGATTACGCACCATCGCCACACCAGTGGACGATGTAAACGATGAAATCCGTCAGATCATCGATGATATGTTTGAGACCATGTACGACGCACCAGGCATTGGCTTGGCAGCAACGCAAGTCGATGTGCACAAACAAATTGTAGTCATAGATGTGTCAGAAGAGAAAAATGAACCGCTGGTTTTTATTAATCCATCGGTTGAGGTGTTGAATGGCGACCCTGAAACCATGCAGGAGGGCTGCTTATCTGTCCCCGGTTTCTATGAGGAGGTGACCCGTACTGCACACGTTCGTGTCAATGCGATTGGTCGCGATGGCGAGCCTTTTGAAATGGAAGCCACCGGTTTACTGGCGGTGTGTATCCAACATGAAATGGATCATCTCAACGGCAAGCTGTTCGTAGACTATTTGTCTCCACTGAAGCGTAACCGCATTAAAAGCAAGTTGGAAAAAGAGCATAAGCGCCAAGCAAAAAAAGCGTAA
- a CDS encoding LysM peptidoglycan-binding domain-containing protein: MRNRLLTVALGCFISLFAMAADLAAQNPLKEGHPDKYIVIKGDTLWGISEKFLDSPWLWPEIWHVNPQIENPHLIFPGDTIGLVYIDGKTKLTVLRRGAQGRTVKLTPTARITPIDTAIPSIPMDAIDSFIKNNRIVDEKQLLKAPYVISGEEGQLIGGKDDRVYARGVFNEKPLKRYGIYRGGQQYVDPVTKELLGYEALDIGSAKVTAQNNDVLTLLLTDTNQDIRIGDRLLEAEETKLETVFHPSSPEQEIRGHIIAVPGGVSQIGQFDVVVINKGEREKIKPGNVLAIYRKGALVKDPFAKETVELPAERAGLLMIFRVFDKVSYGLVLRSKRVLSLLDEVRNP, from the coding sequence ATGCGAAACAGGCTTCTCACTGTTGCCCTTGGGTGTTTTATTAGCCTATTTGCAATGGCAGCGGATCTGGCTGCGCAAAACCCTTTAAAAGAAGGTCACCCTGATAAATACATAGTGATCAAAGGGGATACACTCTGGGGAATCTCAGAGAAGTTTCTGGACAGCCCCTGGTTGTGGCCTGAGATTTGGCATGTAAACCCTCAAATTGAAAACCCTCACCTGATTTTTCCGGGTGACACTATCGGGCTTGTGTACATAGATGGCAAAACCAAGTTAACGGTATTGCGTCGTGGTGCTCAGGGTCGAACCGTCAAACTAACGCCAACTGCTCGCATTACACCGATTGATACGGCCATTCCTTCCATCCCGATGGATGCGATTGATAGCTTTATCAAGAACAACCGTATTGTCGATGAAAAGCAGCTGTTAAAAGCGCCTTATGTGATTTCAGGTGAAGAAGGTCAGTTGATTGGTGGTAAAGACGATCGTGTTTATGCACGTGGTGTCTTTAATGAGAAACCGTTGAAGCGTTATGGCATCTATCGCGGCGGTCAGCAGTATGTTGATCCGGTTACCAAAGAATTGTTGGGTTATGAAGCGCTCGATATTGGTTCAGCGAAAGTAACTGCCCAAAATAATGATGTTTTGACGCTGTTGTTAACAGATACCAATCAGGACATCCGCATCGGTGACCGCTTGTTGGAAGCTGAAGAAACCAAATTGGAAACGGTTTTCCATCCAAGCAGTCCGGAACAGGAAATTCGTGGTCACATTATCGCTGTTCCAGGTGGTGTTAGTCAGATTGGTCAGTTTGACGTAGTAGTGATCAACAAAGGTGAGCGTGAAAAAATTAAGCCAGGTAACGTGCTAGCGATTTATCGTAAAGGTGCCTTGGTGAAAGATCCGTTTGCTAAGGAAACTGTCGAACTGCCTGCGGAACGTGCAGGTCTGCTGATGATCTTCCGTGTGTTCGATAAAGTAAGTTATGGCTTGGTGCTTCGTTCTAAGCGCGTGCTTTCATTGCTGGATGAAGTGCGTAATCCGTAA
- the dprA gene encoding DNA-processing protein DprA produces MDQNPLHPELSLEALSQETVSQGSASQRAVSPSTISQRTLDWLTLSLIPGLSSRTLIKLRQVYAEPGQLISVIRDGEWRHLPFQKAAKDWLTTHSSRLGQVFEDQIEKTLVWLESGGFLLDWQSPEYPSMLQEIYDPPVLLYGLGQPHCLQEHQSLAMVGSRKATRYGIELANEFAYQLGHLGWQVVSGLALGIDGAAHQGALQAVQEGACVSTVAVVATGLDQTYPASHRQLKEQIIESGCVISEYPLGTLPKANFFPRRNRIISGLCHGVLVVEASEKSGSLVSARCALEQNRDVFAIPGALNNPQAVGCHSLIQQGAKLVTCVEDILEEYTTTSTPQSPKAAVNLKKAIPKVAQGVVSSQPDLLDDRSQSAAHNPLPSDSLESQDPVLAAIGNHIATADELIIRTGLTWPELSQKLLTLELAGLILSTQGGYSLKTN; encoded by the coding sequence ATGGATCAAAACCCTCTGCACCCTGAACTTTCTCTAGAGGCTCTTTCCCAAGAGACGGTTTCTCAAGGCTCTGCTTCACAACGTGCTGTTTCTCCAAGTACTATCTCTCAACGAACTTTGGACTGGCTAACGCTGAGCTTAATTCCAGGGCTGTCCAGCCGGACGCTGATTAAATTACGGCAGGTTTATGCTGAGCCTGGCCAGCTCATCTCGGTGATTCGGGACGGTGAGTGGCGGCACCTGCCCTTCCAAAAAGCCGCTAAAGATTGGCTGACGACTCATAGTTCACGTCTGGGTCAGGTGTTTGAGGATCAAATTGAGAAAACCTTAGTCTGGTTAGAAAGTGGAGGCTTCCTACTGGATTGGCAAAGTCCGGAATACCCTTCGATGTTGCAGGAAATCTATGATCCGCCGGTGCTTTTGTATGGATTAGGGCAACCTCATTGTTTACAAGAACACCAGTCATTAGCGATGGTTGGTAGTCGCAAGGCCACTCGATACGGTATTGAACTGGCCAATGAATTTGCCTATCAGTTGGGGCACTTAGGGTGGCAGGTGGTTTCTGGTTTGGCTTTGGGGATTGACGGTGCCGCGCATCAGGGCGCATTACAGGCAGTTCAGGAAGGTGCCTGCGTCTCAACCGTGGCTGTGGTGGCTACTGGCTTGGATCAAACCTACCCTGCCAGCCATCGGCAATTAAAGGAGCAGATCATCGAAAGTGGCTGTGTGATCAGTGAGTATCCGCTGGGCACCCTGCCAAAAGCGAACTTCTTTCCTCGTCGGAATCGGATTATCAGCGGCTTGTGTCATGGCGTGTTGGTGGTTGAAGCCAGTGAAAAGAGTGGTTCTTTGGTGTCGGCCCGATGTGCTCTGGAGCAAAACCGTGATGTATTTGCGATTCCTGGTGCATTAAATAACCCTCAGGCGGTGGGATGTCATAGCCTTATTCAACAAGGCGCAAAGCTGGTGACCTGTGTTGAAGATATTTTGGAAGAATACACAACGACCTCTACTCCTCAGTCTCCAAAAGCTGCTGTAAATCTGAAGAAGGCAATCCCGAAGGTAGCTCAGGGCGTCGTTTCTTCTCAGCCGGATCTGTTGGACGATCGCTCTCAGAGTGCGGCTCACAATCCTTTACCTTCGGATTCTCTGGAGTCTCAGGACCCCGTCCTGGCGGCCATCGGGAATCACATCGCCACAGCGGATGAATTGATCATCAGAACCGGGTTAACCTGGCCCGAGCTAAGTCAGAAACTGTTAACGCTTGAGTTGGCGGGATTGATTCTTTCAACTCAGGGTGGTTATTCGTTGAAAACCAACTAA
- a CDS encoding L-threonylcarbamoyladenylate synthase, whose amino-acid sequence MYVSPVHLGLAARAIENGGVIAYPTEAVWGLGCDPWNDQAVLKVLQMKQRPWQKGLILVASDMMQVAPLLDHLTKTQLSKLEMSWPGPVTWVLPDPEGWVPEWSRGEHASVAIRVSAHPLIQQLCARIGRPIISTSANLAGREPARTKQQLDARLYHYLDYVMPGETQGLSQPSVIRDVLTDQVYRA is encoded by the coding sequence ATGTATGTATCTCCTGTTCATTTGGGACTGGCTGCAAGAGCCATTGAGAATGGTGGTGTGATTGCCTATCCAACCGAAGCGGTCTGGGGGCTTGGATGTGATCCCTGGAACGATCAGGCTGTGCTGAAGGTACTGCAAATGAAACAGCGGCCTTGGCAGAAGGGACTGATTTTGGTGGCGTCCGATATGATGCAGGTCGCGCCACTGTTGGATCATCTGACCAAAACACAGTTGTCCAAGTTAGAGATGAGTTGGCCGGGGCCTGTCACCTGGGTATTGCCTGATCCTGAAGGCTGGGTTCCTGAGTGGAGTCGTGGTGAGCATGCTTCGGTGGCAATTCGGGTATCGGCACATCCTTTAATTCAACAGCTGTGTGCTCGCATCGGCCGACCTATTATTTCGACCTCTGCTAACCTGGCTGGTCGGGAGCCTGCAAGAACCAAACAGCAGTTAGACGCTCGTCTATACCATTATCTGGATTATGTGATGCCCGGTGAAACGCAGGGGTTGTCGCAACCGTCGGTGATTCGGGATGTGTTAACCGATCAAGTGTACCGGGCTTAA
- the hemF gene encoding oxygen-dependent coproporphyrinogen oxidase, with the protein MTDMVSRVKEFLLDLQDRICAGLEAEDGQAKFQEETWTREQGGGGRTRVIADGAVIEKGGVNFSHVFGTQLPASATANRPELAGRSFQALGVSLVIHPNNPYVPTSHANVRFFIAEKEGEEPVWWFGGGYDLTPYYGNKEDCQFWHQTAKDACASFGDEVYPKYKKWCDEYFYLKHRDEPRGVGGLFFDDLNEWGFDKSFAFMQAVGNSYIEAYRPIVARRKDTPYGERQRKFQCYRRGRYVEFNLVYDRGTIFGLQTGGRTESILMSLPPIVHWDYNWQPESGTEEAELYEVYLKDQDWV; encoded by the coding sequence ATGACCGATATGGTATCGCGTGTTAAAGAGTTCTTGCTGGATCTACAGGATCGCATCTGTGCTGGATTGGAAGCAGAAGATGGGCAAGCAAAGTTTCAGGAGGAAACCTGGACTCGTGAACAAGGTGGTGGCGGTCGTACTCGGGTTATTGCGGATGGCGCGGTCATCGAGAAAGGCGGCGTAAACTTTTCTCATGTCTTTGGCACTCAGTTGCCAGCGTCGGCTACTGCAAATCGTCCTGAATTGGCAGGCCGCAGTTTTCAGGCGTTGGGTGTGTCATTGGTTATTCATCCGAACAACCCGTATGTACCTACCTCTCACGCCAATGTCCGTTTTTTCATTGCTGAAAAAGAAGGTGAAGAACCGGTCTGGTGGTTTGGCGGAGGTTATGATCTGACGCCGTATTACGGAAATAAAGAGGACTGCCAGTTCTGGCATCAAACGGCTAAAGACGCGTGTGCGTCTTTCGGAGACGAGGTCTATCCAAAATACAAGAAATGGTGCGATGAGTACTTCTATCTGAAGCACCGTGATGAGCCGCGTGGTGTCGGTGGCTTGTTCTTCGATGACCTGAATGAATGGGGCTTCGATAAGAGCTTTGCGTTCATGCAGGCTGTGGGCAACAGCTACATAGAAGCGTACCGTCCTATCGTTGCGCGACGTAAAGACACGCCTTACGGAGAGCGCCAACGTAAGTTCCAATGCTATCGTCGTGGCCGTTACGTGGAGTTCAATCTGGTTTATGACCGAGGCACTATCTTTGGATTGCAGACCGGTGGCCGTACTGAATCCATTTTGATGTCTTTGCCACCCATCGTACATTGGGATTACAACTGGCAGCCGGAATCCGGTACGGAAGAAGCCGAATTGTACGAGGTGTATTTGAAAGATCAGGACTGGGTTTAG
- the aroE gene encoding shikimate dehydrogenase: MSNKDVYAVIGSPIKHSKSPWIHTLFAEVTQEPVEYKAVLGNEQDFAGSVDAFRAEGGLGLNVTVPFKQDAFNYATEHSERAKRAGAVNTLVFREDGSVLADNTDGVGIVRDITKNHGFNIQGQRVLILGAGGAVRGILEPLLSEQPSAVVIANRTVSKAEELAQDFADLGSVSACGFVDVEGAFDLIINGTSASLSGELPPVPETVIQSSTVCYDMMYGAEMTVFNQWAQKQGASQVIDGLGMLVEQAAESFFIWRGVRPDTTPVLTALRDSLKQG, translated from the coding sequence ATGAGTAATAAAGACGTATACGCAGTGATCGGTTCACCGATCAAGCACAGTAAATCGCCCTGGATTCACACCCTGTTTGCCGAAGTGACTCAGGAACCGGTGGAATATAAAGCGGTGTTGGGAAATGAGCAGGACTTTGCCGGATCGGTGGATGCGTTCAGAGCCGAAGGTGGCTTAGGTTTGAACGTAACGGTTCCGTTCAAGCAAGATGCGTTCAATTACGCGACGGAACATTCAGAGCGTGCTAAACGAGCTGGTGCGGTGAATACCCTGGTGTTCCGTGAGGATGGCAGCGTGCTTGCCGACAATACCGATGGAGTTGGTATTGTTCGGGACATTACCAAAAACCACGGCTTTAATATTCAAGGCCAGCGGGTTTTGATCCTGGGGGCCGGAGGTGCGGTACGAGGCATTCTCGAACCTTTGCTGAGTGAACAGCCTTCAGCAGTGGTGATTGCTAACCGAACTGTCAGTAAGGCAGAGGAACTGGCTCAGGACTTCGCTGACTTGGGCTCCGTATCGGCCTGTGGTTTTGTGGATGTTGAAGGTGCGTTTGATTTAATCATCAATGGCACATCCGCCAGCTTGTCCGGTGAACTGCCTCCGGTACCTGAAACCGTGATTCAATCGTCTACCGTATGTTACGACATGATGTACGGCGCCGAGATGACGGTGTTTAATCAGTGGGCGCAAAAACAAGGCGCCAGTCAGGTAATTGATGGTTTGGGGATGTTGGTTGAGCAAGCCGCTGAGTCTTTCTTTATCTGGCGAGGTGTTCGCCCTGACACCACGCCAGTGTTAACGGCGTTAAGAGACAGCCTGAAACAGGGTTGA